Below is a genomic region from Culicoides brevitarsis isolate CSIRO-B50_1 chromosome 2, AGI_CSIRO_Cbre_v1, whole genome shotgun sequence.
CATGAGCTGTACCTTCATACGATTTACCGCACATTTTATCTCCTCAGCAACTTTAGTTTTGTCATTCCGACACAGGCGACGCGCTCCAGCGAAGTTATCTCGACATTTTTCGTCTTGCTGGGATATGTCATCTGCATTTATCTGATCTCGCACGCTTACATGCTCATGCAAATTATTTACTCGCCAAGCATGaaggtaatttttgtgttgattttTGACACGCCTCctaattttcttcgtttttttttccaatttcacAGTTTCAGCAAAATCGATGCCAGTTGCAGGAATTCATGCGTTACAAACAAGTACCGAATAAAATTCAGCAGAGACTGTTGAATCATTACGATTACAAGTTGCAGAAGCAATCGTACAACGAAAGTAACATCCACAAAATTGTCGGCGACAAATTATTCGAAGACATTTCGTTTGCCATTCACTCCCAAATTCTCAAATGTGTTAATTTCATTCGTGTCCTGCCGCCAGATTTGATTAAGAAACTCTCCGTCACACTAACGAGCGAGACATTTCTCACAAATAACATCATTCGTCGTCCCGGACAGGGAAACATCGCCATGCACATCATCACGTTCGGGACAGTTGCCATGTTTAACGCAAACGGCGACGAAATTCGTCATTTTGAGGATAACGAGTACTTTGGTGACTTTTTCGAGGCAGAATCAGATTATTTCGTTGTCGCTTTGGAAACAACTGAAACTTATTCCTTGACGAAGGACAATTTTATGCGCGTGATGAACGAAGCTCCTGCCCGATATTACGAGAGAGCAAAGTTGGTAGCTTGTAACGGCATCGATCTCAATGGATTGTTCGAAGAGCTGGTAGATATCGTTGTGTCGGGCAGCAAAAAAGAGTTTTCCACAAAAAGCGAATCCGTTGTTGAAGTTGTGAGAGCACGCTCGAGACATGTGTCGATGTTTCAACATGATCCGTAAATTGAAAGGCATGCGAAAGAAGTAATATGAAGAGCTTTCAGcggaaaaaaagaatgaaatgataaataaataacaatcgagaaaagtttttcaatcgATTGGGGCTCTGATTTCAAGTCGTAGACAAATACCTTTTGACGTAAAATGTGAGAAATGTCACAATGAGAAGAAttcttcattcaaattttgttaagaaaaatcttGGCATGAAattctgcaaaaaattatctataaaataccgaaaacagcctttaaaagataattttttaaattaatttatcaaaaagtaattttttttatttaaattttgtttttttttttaattaaaacttgagtttcaaaattttacaaaaattaaatttatttttagatttaaccCTTTATTCTAAGttttgatttcaaaatttttttttaagaatttttaaaacaaaaatttattaattttgaatttaaaaaattttatttttaatcttatttttattttttttaaatatatttattttaaatttttttttttatttttaaatttttttttcaaaaattattcgtcgaataatttatgtaattttaaagtaattttttttaattataaaaaattaattgaagtaTCTTTAAAATTCCgagaaagaagagaaaatttcttaaattaatttttctaaagttttatcaacttttattgatttttttttaatttttttaattttttttttttttttttattttttttttttttaatttttttttaaaaatattttttttttttttatttttaaaaattttattatttttttttttttaatttttttaaaaaagtccttcttcaaatattttttttttaattatttaaagaaaattttttattacatattttattttttaattttgttttatttttttttcaaaaatttttcatcgaataatttatgtaataattaatttaaaaaaattatttaaaaaatttttatttaatttttctttaaatttcaaataaaaactcaagttttaatttaaaaaaaaattaaaaatttaaatttttttgataaatttccttAAGCTAATTTCTTGATTTAATTACCCCTTGAGCATCATATCACTTAATTCAACgcagaaaattattgttaatgacactttttttcttaaaaaattttcttctcattgTGGCGCAATTTCATCCCATTTACCTTCAaagcaaatataaaatttcaagaaaattttctctttactTTCCTTTCCTTTTGTTTCTGAACGAGAGTTTTGTTCCTACTTTGTATTTAAAGGCAGGAaacaataatcatcataaaaatatttgttctgtTCATTTTTCAGTCAACAAACGTACCTTCATTTGTATTTCGCTTTGTTCTCTTTTTCCCTTCTCATACTTCACTTTTCATACATTAAAAGAGTTTTTcgccgaattttttttattgttttgacaACGAACGGCACTCGGAGAAATTCAATGCCATTTGccgtcaaaaacaaaaaaaaggtaatttttatttttaaaaaattactgaaaatcatccaaaatgttcgctgagaattttttcgtatttttcattAGCGGATATTTTTGCGTCAGGCACGTGAGTTGCTGCAATAAAAttcagttaataatttttttcgaagataaataagaaaaaaaattactgtcaACGCtcattttgaagttttctcttgctttgatataattttcctCCAACTTTTCAAGCATCTCAATAAATTCTCGTCTCGGAGCGCCTTGCATGACGTTCTGTTTGAATATCAAAACGACTTGTGTTTCATAAACTTTTCTCAAATAAACTTGTCCTTTGAGCAATGTAATTGATGTTGACAGTTGCGGAAGGATTTCGGAGTCGAAATACGTTCGAAGGTCGAATTCCGTGTCGTTTCGCGATTCGTTCAAATAATCGATTTGCAATTTATTCAGAATTTTCTTCCGAAATCTGTCAATCAAGATGCCAGGATCCAATTCCTCATCGTAACCCTGTTCTACTTTCGGCAAAACTTGCACGTCGTAAAATTGTAACAACGTCCTTTGcagcaaattttgatatttttgccgTACATTCATGGTTTTTAGTGATATTTGTAGTACGCAAAGAGATGCGAGGCAAGAATAACAAAGACGAGTAGCAGAAACGGTAAGAGATATTtcgatattaaaataaatagtgaGGCGAGCAGCAGGTAAGTCCAAATCGACTTTgggttcatttatttatagaaagaGAAgttatgaaaacttttttgcgTGACGAGTGACAGTTGAGACAAAGTTTGCTTGTCGTCGAggtaaattgttttaaagtcactttaaattttccttgctttaggtgaaaatattttatttatttttccccagCAATTACTTCttctgtttttcttttctatgTCTATGATTTCACCAACAGCGACGACGAgaacataaatttcattactGAGCGAGCATGActattgtactttttttaaagagcagaaaaaaataaagtacatgaaaaaattaattttaaagtttttgaaaaaaattgaacttgagcgcatttgctattttataattttaattttaattttaatttttttttaattttttttaatttttaatttcttttaatttttttaatttttttaatttttttaatttgtttaatttttttattttttttatttttttaatttttttaatttttttaatttttttaatttttttaatttttttaatttttttaatttttttaatttttttaatttttttaatttttttaatttttttaatttttttaatttttttaaatttttttaatttttttaatttttttaattttttttatttttttaatttttttaattttttaatttttttaaatttttttaatatttttaattttttaaaaattaatttttttaattttttaatttttttattttttattttttttaatttttttaatttttttaatttgtttaatttttttattttttttatttttttaatttttttaatttttttaatttttaatttttttattttttttttttttaattttttttaattttttaatttttttaatttttttaatttttctaatttttctaatttttttaatttttttaattttttaatttttttaatttttaatttttttaatttttttaatttttttaatagaaccGACATCAtatcgaacaaaaatatttttttataaattttttataatgtgttaaaaattataaggtATGGTcagaaaaagtaacaaaaaactttttcagcaACAACTTCAACGTGAGCGCATTGACTGCACGTTAAAATAAACGGAAAACGCAAAGCAAATACCTCGTCAAACAcaaatttagcttaaaaaatccctttttacGGTTTGTTAATCTTCATTCTGTAAATATGAGACGACCgtgaaaacagaaaaaaaaaatgtagaaaaaatatcataaaagcaaaaaaaaagggaagaaaGAAGAGGAAACAAATTAATGTTcagttattaaatattttttgttgtaacagCCATTCAATTAGAAACTCGTTtttcctttcaatttttatacaaaaaaataatttggaccACTCGAGAGAGTGAGAGTAAAAGGGATCAAAATCGTTTTTCATCAATTGTTTTctatcaagtcaattttctgAAGGATTTTCTCTTGAGAATCGACTTGAGAGTCaatttctgttaaattttCGATGGATTTCCGAGTTGAATTTTGTAATTGTTGGTCATCCTTGTTCTTAATTTCCGTTTGAGGAACGGGAAGTAATCCTTTATCTCtcaatttttgcgaaaattcgATGAATAATTGGTTGAGCTCGTGTTTAATTTCGGATGGCGACTCGATTTCGGCGAATCCAGCACGTTTTTGATGAATTCGTCTCGAAGTTGATGCTGTTCGAGGTCTCGTTGAAGGTTTCGAACTTGTTTGTGATGGttttgttgtcatttttgCTCTTAATTCAGCAGTTTTCGTTGTTCTTGGACGACTTGTTGATGGTTGAGGCTCCTGTTGTTGCCTTTTCGGGACTTGAAAAACTCGTGTCGATGTCATTGGTCGTCTTGAAGTACTTTGAGCTGCtcgttttaacaaatttttatcgatcgGAGGAGTTTTTGCCTTCtccaaattttgtgaaatgaaGTTTTTCAGTCTTTTTTGTGATTCCAtgattttttcgacttttttcttttcacgcTGCAATCCGCGAATTTCTTGTTCCGTTACTGCCAAATCCTTTTCAAGCATTTGAACTTTTGCTTCTCGCTCTTTTTCCGCTCGCAAGTCTCTTTTTGGGGACTTTTTCTGAATTTCTTCGACAATTTCTTGTGCCATGGTGTCTTCAGCGAGTTCAATTTCCGCTCGAAATTGATCTTTTAAGCGACGACGATACTTTTTGTACTCTTCCACGCAATCTCTTTCACGTTTATTGAGACATCTTCGCAAAATTTCAAGTCTTTCGAGTTCTTCGGAGGAGCTTAAAGGACTTTCAAGTTCATCGTCGCGTGAATATTTCTCAATAATTCGTTGCAAATCGCTCGGAACGCGTCTTCTCGAACTAAACGAGGCTCAGGAGCTTTTACGTAAACTTTTCTCGGCGAAATTCGAGGTTTTCGAGCACTTTTGTAAAGACTTTCGTTAACTTCTGGCACTGTGTAGAGAAATTCCGGAGGTTTAACTGATTTCATTGGG
It encodes:
- the LOC134832692 gene encoding potassium/sodium hyperpolarization-activated cyclic nucleotide-gated channel 2-like codes for the protein MTFVEKHECTLPYENHRVTDDFRNSFRRYFLVNPESRLANLTLKSRTAIDTEVLHHATNFPATIHPFSLARKYWEYFMIGTFSMFFVCMPYHSSFVFSSWARVCSFTAIVELVTDFIFLVDIVINFFTGVHDPKTETVDQVEMITVYNCYGYGFKYYDGCLFDVLDILKYLKILRFPTFLLYIDNTFKRNDFRTFHLKVTSLVVTVAFSFHFLACAEFLVERLLHGHDTTSESRLDYWGEKIDIWNTTTTHELYLHTIYRTFYLLSNFSFVIPTQATRSSEVISTFFVLLGYVICIYLISHAYMLMQIIYSPSMKFQQNRCQLQEFMRYKQVPNKIQQRLLNHYDYKLQKQSYNESNIHKIVGDKLFEDISFAIHSQILKCVNFIRVLPPDLIKKLSVTLTSETFLTNNIIRRPGQGNIAMHIITFGTVAMFNANGDEIRHFEDNEYFGDFFEAESDYFVVALETTETYSLTKDNFMRVMNEAPARYYERAKLVACNGIDLNGLFEELVDIVVSGSKKEFSTKSESVVEVVRARSRHVSMFQHDP